A stretch of Henckelia pumila isolate YLH828 chromosome 4, ASM3356847v2, whole genome shotgun sequence DNA encodes these proteins:
- the LOC140862514 gene encoding uncharacterized protein encodes MTDEWRFYVKGSKSRIPLIYVLSMTHLLQKGAEGYLVYAVDVTKTSLTLADLPVVSESLMSFLMKSDVDEYVSKCMNCQQVKAERKKPGGLLQSLSIPEWKWDHISMDFVMKLPCSSQGCDAIWMEDLYVKEVVRLHGVPNLIMADLYVKEVVRLHGVPKLIVSDRDHPRFTSYFCHSLQQALGSADHRYWDDVKEVPEIGPDMIREMTDKISPFRGTVRFGKQGNLSPRFIEPYEILEKICDLAYRLALPPALSGIHDVLHVSMLRKYQPDLSHTIQVDEAELDDKLSYFEKPIAYEFEDKPMS; translated from the exons atgacTGATGAATGGAGATTTTATGTTAAAGGTTCAAAATCTCGTAttcctttgatatatgttctatccATGACACATTTATTgcaaaaaggagcagagggatatCTTGTATATGCAGTAGATGTGACGAAAACTAGTCTAAcattggctgatttgccagtggttagtgaatcgCTGATGTCCTTCCTg atgaaatccGATGTCGATGAATACGTGTCTAAATGcatgaattgtcaacaggtgaaggctgagagaaaGAAGCCTGGTGGTCTGTTACAGAGTTTgtcaattcctgaatggaaatgggatcacatttcaatggactttgtgatgaAGTTGCCATGTTCATCCCAAGGTTGTGATGcaatttgg atggaaGATTTATATGTCAAGgaagtggtaagattgcatggagtgcctaatttgatt atggcagatttATATGTCAAGgaagtggtaagattgcacggagtgcctaagttgattgtatctgatcgcGACCACCCTCGATTTACATCGTACTTTTGTCATAGCCTACAGCAAGCTTTAG GAAGTGCAGATCACCGTTATTGGGATGATGTTAAAGAGGTACCTGAGATTGGTCCTGATATGATTAGAGAGATGACTGACAAA atttcacctttcaggggTACTGTTCGATTTGGTAAGCAAGGGAATTTGTCTCCACGTTTTATTGAACCGTATGAGATTTTAGAGAAGATATGcgatctagcttatcgacttgcATTACCTCCagctttatctggtattcacgatgtaCTCCATGTTTCGATGCTGAGGAAATATCAGCCTGATTTATCTCATACTATCCAAGtggatgaagctgaacttgatgaCAAGCTGAGCTATTTTGAGAAGCCG attgcttatgaattcgaggacaaACCTatgtcttag